Below is a genomic region from candidate division KSB1 bacterium.
AAGGCATAAAAGTTCGATTGTGGGATTTTCTCTTTTATATTTCATTCGGAATCGTCGTAACCCAATCGGTTAGAATTTCGGGAGTTTTGTTGGTTTTCTCATTTCTTGTTGTGCCAGGCATAATAGCTGTCCTTTTTTCTGATCGTGATTCCAGTAGGCTTGCCATTGGAAGCGCGGTGGGAGTCATTGCCAGCTTGATGGGAATTATCATTTCTGTATTGCTTGACATACCAACAGGTGCATCCATAGTATGTACATTTGGTATAATCTTAATTTTTGTTGGTATTTTTCGTGCGGTAATGGCAAAACTATAGCTTCGTCTTTTTCATTTAAATTCACATAGTATATTCACAAAAACCAGGAGGAAAGTCGTGCTTTTCGTTCGCTTCTTTACCATTTTCGCTGTTTGGCTTGGTTTAGTACATCCTCTAATGGCTCAATCCAATTATCTTCAATCGGGTCCAATGGTTGGTTATTCTACTATGATGGAGGTTTTGCTCTGGGTGCAAACCAATGCCCCAGCGAATGTTCAAATCAAATATTGGGATGAATTGAGACCCAATAATAAGTTATCAACCGAAGAAGTACAAACTAACAAAAGAACTGCATTTACTGCCAAACTATTGGCAGACAAGGTAGAACCAGGAAATAAATATGTTTACGAACTAACCATTAATGGCAAAAAAGTAAACAGACCTTATCCTCTAAAATTCCAAACCCAAACTTTGTGGCAATGGCGCACCGATCCGCCTGACTTTAAAATGGTAATTGGAAGCTGCGCTTATGTGAATGATGAACCCTATGATCGGCCTGGTGCACCTTATGGAGCCGGATACCAGATTTTCACTCAGATACATGCCAAACAACCCGATTTAATGCTGTGGCTTGGCGATAATGTATATCTTAGAGAGGCCGACTGGAACTCGATTACCGGGATTCATTATCGCAATACTCACACACGTTCTTTGCCGGAACTGCAGCCATTGTTGGGCTCTTCTCATCATTATGCGATTTGGGACGATCATGATTTTGGACCTAATAACAGCGATCGTGGGCTCTGGAACAAAGAATGGACATTAGAAGCATTCAAGCTCTTTTGGGGCAATCCATCATTTGGTGTGAATGGACAGCCCGGAATTACAACCCAATTCCAATGGGCCGACGTACAATTCTTCTTGTTGGATAATCGTTATTACCGAACGCCCAATAATAGAATCTCAGGAAAA
It encodes:
- a CDS encoding alkaline phosphatase family protein, producing the protein MAQSNYLQSGPMVGYSTMMEVLLWVQTNAPANVQIKYWDELRPNNKLSTEEVQTNKRTAFTAKLLADKVEPGNKYVYELTINGKKVNRPYPLKFQTQTLWQWRTDPPDFKMVIGSCAYVNDEPYDRPGAPYGAGYQIFTQIHAKQPDLMLWLGDNVYLREADWNSITGIHYRNTHTRSLPELQPLLGSSHHYAIWDDHDFGPNNSDRGLWNKEWTLEAFKLFWGNPSFGVNGQPGITTQFQWADVQFFLLDNRYYRTPNNRISGKRSILGEQQFEWLIDALVKSAAPFKVVAIGGQFLNPVAGFEHHAIFADERDRLLKAIEQENITGVIFFSGDVHHTELSKLERRGTYPIYDLTISPLTAGPVIWDKPDANYLRIPETLVVERNFALLEFSGKRTDRQMKITDYNVDGKELWNYTIKARDLR